From Polyodon spathula isolate WHYD16114869_AA chromosome 24, ASM1765450v1, whole genome shotgun sequence, one genomic window encodes:
- the LOC121298880 gene encoding cellular retinoic acid-binding protein 1 isoform X2, whose amino-acid sequence MLRKVAGAAASKPHVEIKQNSEQFYIKTSTTVRTTEINFQIGVEFEEETVDGRKCRSLATWETENKMYCKQTLIDGDGPKTYWTRELTGDELILTFGADDVVCTRIYLRG is encoded by the exons ATGCTGAGGAAGGTGGCAGGGGCAGCAGCTTCCAAACCCCATGTGGAGATCAAACAGAACAGCGAACAATTTTACATCAAGACCTCCACCACTGTCCGAACCACCGAGATCAACTTCCAGATCGGGGTGGAGTTCGAGGAGGAAACCGTGGACGGCAGGAAGTGCAGG AGCCTGGCGACCTGGGAGACTGAGAATAAGATGTATTGTAAGCAGACCCTTATTGATGGAGACGGTCCCAAAACGTACTGGACAAGAGAGCTGACGGGGGACGAATTGATCTTG ACCTTCGGTGCGGACGATGTGGTGTGCACACGGATTTATTTACGAGGGTGA